ccgaaccgaatcctggattcggtgcatccctaataattagtGTTTATATATCTTACTGGGAGCAGCCATGATTGTTCTGACAAGCTAATCCATAGACTCTTTAGAAAACAGTGGccagttttcatgaaaaatggtAAATGTACAACTGTACACTGATACCAGCAGTAACAATGTACAggggtggtttttttttgccgCTGTTTTCCAGTGAATGGCTGCAGTGGACAAAACACCCCAtggctttattattttttttaagttcaaaaAGCAGGCATGGTTAAATGTTAACTTGACCTTTTAAGCAATAATATTCAAATTAAGCATAACTCAGACATGGGACTATCCATGTGTTATTCATAGGGGAACTGTTCAAAAGTTGTAATATATTCTAAAGCCCTGATTGGCCAGTAGAATGTGTTTGCTGATGTGTAGCCTTCTGTTGTAATGTTAAGTTCTGTGACATGCATGGAGACAGGGCAATGGTAAATGGGGCGATTCCCCATATTTTGCCACCCACATTTCCAGTTCAGGGGCGGGTGGGAAAACACATTGCATTGCCTGTACATTGACTTGAATGATGAATAACTGGACATTGGCAGTGTCCAACGGATTTCTGTGCAATATTTAGGGtgtaaaatctagaaaaaatgcatttgtatcCAGAATGACTTATTTTCAGTGTATTTTGGGTAAAAAGAATGAATTGTTATATGTGCAGTGTATAGAGCGTCAGAATCCATGTGGCAAGATGCTGCACTTTGATTTTATCTAAAAGAGGAAGATACTGGTGATAATTCTCATACCTTACTTAAAGATCATGTATGCATTGTGGCACTGGCACATTTGGTTATGAATATTTAATTGTGCAAAGccacaaacaaaaatatgtgCTGCCATAACTGCACAAGGATGTCCTTGACAGACATTTCTTGGCATTGGGCTAGCCCTTTAAGATTGTTGGGATCATTTTGCTTGGTGTTGCACACATTTTCAATTCCagcatttcatatatatatatatcattgctgGAGTGCACATAGTAGTAGTATGATGGTACTGACTGCCCCATTGGGACTTTCAGAAACAAGACCCTCCAAATGGAGAAGATAAAGGCCCGTTTGAAAGCAGAGTTTGAAACGTTGGAATCAGAGGAGCGCCACCTTAAGGAATATAAGCAGGAGATGGACCTCTTGCTTCAGGAGAAGATGGCACATGTGGAAGAGCTGAGACTGATCCATGCTGATATTAATGTGGTATGTACTCAGAATGTGCTCATTAAGTGATAATTCTGATCTTCCGGGTGTTGCAGGCAGTGGTTTTAATAGATTTATTTTGTCAAGAATAACAGCAAATGCTTGAGAGATAAGGAAAGCTTTTGATGCTTCCTTTAGCAGTCCActgtttattacatacatttataatacagacAAAAGCCACGTATAGTCAGtgaattatattcttataagccattttagtgatgtcatcaattataatctGTGATCAATGAGGTAAATTGTGTTCCATGGCCTTATGCTTTTATATATTCATGGAACTTATTGGTGTCTaataataccctcatattttacaatagcaggtacagtattccttttatatataactttatcCGAAAGCATTTACTGTGCTATATTCCATTACCCTGTTCCTTGACAAGAGTGAAGCTAGTGtacaatgtatttattgtttaataattGATGTGAGTTAGCAACACAAAGGAGTGATCTTATTACTCATATTCTCCAGAAAAAGACTGATGTTCATTTGATATGCCTGTTATAGCCTCATTATAGCCTCATAGTACTCTGCCTAGATCAATACTGGGCTAATATAGCCTGCTGACAAACCTTAGTATAGATTTTCCATTAAGATTGCCAGCTATGGTTCAAAGGTGTACTCTTgttttctggccagaaaatacacctttaaaataaatattatttaccatTGTCATCTTAAGAGAGTTAGAAATAAAGCTATTATATAtgaaaaacattatattataatacaaaaatgtgCACTATATAATTCAAATAACAACTAGAATATAGCTTATCCTCATCATGAAGCCAAAAAGTAAAGGTGGGCAAGAGCATAATTATATGAGCAGTGGATCCTGCAACTGCTAGGGGGCCTAAAAGAGTAGAGCGTGAGACATGTGTAAGTTGACTAATATGTAATGTGTAAATTGACTAATATGTAAAGTGTAAGTTTGCAAAAATGTCCATCTTCCCAAGAGTTTTACAtagggacaaatacaagaggtcctctgcactcaacccattatcaatatatttaagacagagacattttgtgcatactgctactgaaaaatgccttaccctttaaacaacacagggattgtttgtcctgtgttgtttgaagggtaaggcatttttcagtagcagtatgcacaaaatgtctctgtcttaaatatattgaaaatgggttgagtgcagaggacctcttgtatttgtctatatgtattttgtggtcacaccctcattgcacccccgcctaatggttttaaaaaatagtggtgagcacaactttcccttgtttgttatagttttacaGAGGCCCAGAAATATTTTGATGTGGGTCCTGGTGCTTCTTGTTATTCCTTCTGATGCTGGGTACACTAGGGAAAACTTTCAACCTAACCGACCAACATTTTTTGCGTTTGGGTCCACACAAACCAATCAGAATATGGTCATAACCAATTTGAGTTTGGCCACATTATTTAGCAAAATTTGATAGAACccctagaggcccatttactaaaggtcgaatattgagggttaattaaccctcgatattcgaccatcaaagtaaatacttcgatcgaaggaaaagtcgttcgatcgaatgattaaatccttcgaatcaaatgattcaaaggattttaatccatcgatcaaacgattttcctttgaacaaaaaaagcttagaaagcttatggggaaggtccccataggctaacattggtgctcggtaggtttaaagtgccgaagtaggtaggcgaagttttttttaaagagacagtacttcgattatcgaatagtcaaacgatttttagtttgaatcgttcgattcgaagtcatagttgaaggtcgaagtagcctattcgatggtcaaagtacccaaaaaaaccctttgaaattcaaagttttttcagttcgaatccttcactcgagcttagtaaatgtgccccctagtgttcatCATCTGGACCTAAATGTAATCCCTTTTTTAAAGTTGGGGGCAACTGAAAGAAATGCATCTTCATTGACAGATGATGCTGTATTTGTGATTATGatttatttggctgaatctgtgGAAGATGTGGGTTTTTCTTTGGCAGAGCCCCAAACTATGGACTTGTGCATCCATAGATGAAGACCACAACTGTGGAATTCCTATAGACTTTAAATATTGAGACTGTTATATAATTAGAATCAAGCAGCCTTGgtcttaaatattttaaaaatatttcaaaatacctAATGTTAGATCTAGGAAGATCAAAcctagcaaaaaataaaaacacaacctCTCACTTGGGGCAATTTTCAGCCAAAAGCACCTGAATTTGCCACCTCCAATGAAAGGTGAAACTTGTGAAAGCACGAGTACTGgtcattataaaaaatgtttttctgttgaTGCCACAGACCAGTGTAAGAAATACTGCAAGAGCACCAGGACCAGTGTGATAAAATCTTCTAAGGGGCTAGGAAATCTGTAAACTACTGCacaggaagcaggaagtgagAAGAGCACCAAAAAATAATTGTGATAGGTGATGTGGTGGCAGCCCAAGAGGGACCAGATGTGTGTGGATTTGTGCGAGAGTgacaggcctgtaaaataccatatATAGTTGCTATATATTGGATGAGTGGGGGATATTTAAGCCTCTGtctacttaaaatgccagggcctattgtgaaatCTAGCCCAGGCTTGGGCCTATGaggaaaatattgttaaaaaaaaaaaaggagaagggaAAGCTGTGAAAAGGGATGTATTGCAAGGGAGCAAACACAAGCGGTTTGGGGCTGGAACAGAGAGGAGGAATAGATAACTTAGGAGGGGCCAAAGCACCCCTGGGTGGAGAGTTCAGGGTATTTCCTCAACAACATTTGTCTCCCATGGGAAAACGCAAAGGTGACAGTATTCATTGCTGGCCATAGTGTTGCCAGAGTTTCCAATGGTTTCACCATAACTGCAGCAAGTTATAATAGATACAGATATGTTACACATGCTATTCTATCCTAAAAGAAACATATAAGAATAGCAGACACGGTCAAGCCAGCTGTGAtcatgacttgtgcctgcataaTAAAGTGCAGTTTGATATTTTGGAGGTAAGCTGTTATATAGGTAGGTATAGAGCAGCTCTATGCAAAGGATATAGCAATCAAAGCTTAATTTTGTTTAGGGCTTTTGTTGCATGTAAATATCCCTAAACAAGAAATCTGGATATGGTACACACGATAGACTCCTGCTAGCTATATCCTTCACTTCATTAATATGGATTTCTAAAATTCCCATCTGCTCTAAATGGATTGATACGTCTTTACCAATGCCTTCGGCGGAGATTTATATGCTCTCCATTGCCGGCGCTTTAGATCAATAATCCTGTATTAGACCAAGAACATTAAGTCCTGTACCTGTAAACTGACAGTTCTCCTGGGTGCAAAGTCAGTGAGCCGTACTGCCAAATATAACCGCTCATAATATAGATAATGGGCAGCCTTATGAAATAACTCTTTTCAATGTTCTTTAGTAAAGACTCCCATctggaaatgtaataaacagaATTAAAAGATGATACACGTCAGTGGATTTAGGGAGGAAAAGATAAAGCTTATCTTAGTTTTATTTGCTCTCTAAATAGTAGCGGAGTTTTTGCCGTTTGTCCCATTTAGGGAAATGTGCAAAATACCTAAAATATaggtacatttatttatatttttaattatgatGATctagtgattttgttttttctttttcgaaCGGGATGCAAAACAGTAACCAGTGTTTTCTTTCCATGACTTAGAATTAAAggcgtagttcacctttaacagaactttttattttgattctacactttatttggtttaaaaaaacagacaGTTGATTACATGACACAGttaaagtatgtatgtatgtataactttatttgtaaagcgctgttaaggagccgcaatgctgtacagtgcataaaagtacaatatatagtgaataaagtaccccctcttgtaaaatataaggatattattagttaccgaggagtttcatgaccatataaaaacacgaggccgaaggccgagtgtttttatacagagagagagagtttgtaggtgcagcaccaaggaatccaggaggtagaaaaattaaaaatataaacctttattcaagcattttaaaatggtagtaggaaaaaacatgccccacactaaacaaagggctgttcactcaacgcgtttcatggctctcgccacttcctcaggagctcctgaggaagtggcgagagccatgaaacgcgttgagtgaacagccctttgtttagtgtggggcatgttttttcctactaccattttaaaatgcttgaataaaggtttatatttttaatttttctacctcctggattccttggtgctgcacctacaaactctctctctctttggaagcaaccgttgggatcttcggttttgtgacatgcacaggtgaatcctagtacctggtaagtgctcccactattttttgcaagttttgtttttatacaggtcatggaactccgaggtaacttctaatatcctcatattttacaactgggggtactttatttattataatacacaaattttagtgagtcatgtgacagaaatgacatcactactcaccgtttataactgatgacatcactactcaccatttataaggatataatttacaggatattcatggcttttgtgtattatatatatatatatatatataagcactgcgtatcttgacagcgctatataaataaatgatgatgataatagatagatagacacacacggggaagacaaatcacataataaatatatacagaatccttaaaatatatacagaatactTAAAAATGAACTGCAAGTATGACAGTAAAATCCATACACAATACAAAGAGGTAGCACGTGTATCCCAATTGCTTTTAGGATGGTAATACAGGACATGGTAGTCAGTGCTTGTCTACATGAGGATTAAATGTATTTGTCAATATAGTGCAGAGAGGGGGCTTGCAATACAGAGATTTTGTAGTATAAAATCTCcaaatttattcatattttatcacatttatcaAGGCAGCCTCTATTATATTAGGTAATTGTCTCTATACAGAAGCACCTTGTTTACAAGATCCATCCAATCAGCTTCTTCAGGGGGCTGTGGGGAAAGTCGTAATGCTAGTTATGTACTTTAGACgtacttaacttttaatatgttggtgctattcTAAAACAGTTtataactggtcttcattttttattgtttttgaattctgtagctttttgttcagcagctccccaaTTTGGAAGTTTAgaagcaatctggatgctagggaccaatttatcctagcaaccaggcagtgacttGAACTAGAGACTGGATATAAATAGtactgaaaaagaaaagataagtAATTccaatgagcaataacaatacagttgtagcctcaCAGTGCATTTTTTCATTGGAGAGCTGGaagcagaagaggaaagcaaataatccaGAAACTAAAATTTAACATGAACTGTCAAAACTCTGTTCTTTTCCCACCACAGATTGGTCAGATTTTGGCAGTAACATGTCAAGTTCTGTAAATTTTCTGCTTCTGGCAATAATGTTAGTAAATGGGAATGGTGCAATGCCTTGTATtgtaatgttgctctgctcaggacatgtagttagtgagcagagaagagtcatcagttctgagcagagcaacatcacaagacttcgCTTTTCTGAATAACTTAATTTTCTACTGAGTTGGCTAAAACCACCAGCAGGTGACACTGTTGCTTCAAATGCACGatagcagtgtaaaaactgccaatatctcaaaaaacaagaaaaaagatttttttgaatgACATACAAAAGCCAATATAATTGCTAAGTTGCACTGGTGCAGCtgtccatagaaaccaatcaagaatttgcttttattttctaacatttAGTAGACTGGTCAAAACTATATTCTGGTAGCTTTTGGCATCTCTGTTAGTAAAGGAGCTCTCCTGTTTTACGCCACTTTTAATCTCATTTTGCAGATGGAAAACACAATCAAGCAATCGGAAAATGATCTGAACAAGCTGCTGGAATCTACTCGGCGCCTGCATGAGGAGTACAAGCCTCTGAAAGAGCATGTGGATGCCCTCAGGATGACATTGGGTCTACAGAGGCTGCCGAACCTTTGTGAGGAAGAAGAGAAGCTGTCCCTCGAGTGAGTCTTAGAGATTAGAGATCTCATGTGTTCACTTCTTTATATAGCAAAATGAGAGTTTATTATAGTGGTGAGCAACCAGCTGCCCTCCTGATGAATTTTTACTCCTCATTCTGAATATGGAGAGATGGCACAGAGTGCTACTTGCACATATATCTTCATTGACCCTAAATACAAAATATCTGTTgcatgtaatatatttaatagcAGAAACAACAAGGCCAGCATTTTATTACAATTCTTCATATCCCATAAGTGTGGCATACATTTCCTTAAAGTGCAGCTGCAGTTTGCTGTGTAATGTGATGCTTTCCTCTTATCACCAAAAACCTAATCAACTGCGGTTCCTGTTCTTTGCTTTCAGCTACtttgaaaaacagaaagcagAATGGCAGACAGAACCACAGGAGCCACCCATTCCAGAATCCCTTGCAGCAGCCGCAGCAGCAGCACAACAGCTACAAGTAGCAAGAAAGCAGGACAACAGACAGACAGCTACATTCCGCCAGCAGCCACCGCCAATGAAGGTACCTATAATGTCTCTTGCTTATTGTACACTCACAGCAATGATAAATGATCTTATCTTACCACTTCATATCTGGATTCAATTAAACAAGAACATATCAATGATGGAAGCAAAATTGCTCCCCCATCTTAAAACCTGGCATATTGTAACTGCTAGACTGCTATTCATTATGATTTCCAGCATTTGATACACAAGCAGACAAACACAAGctgccaataaaaaaaagcttaatttgcTTGTTGATCTGATCATGTGGTTGGTCAGACTCACCTGATCTGTTTAGATCTCAGGCCAACAATAACGTCTTGTATGGGGCCCTTGAAGAGCTATCAGGCTGTGAACCATGTCCACAGCTCAATGCTGCCTTCAACCTATAGGATGTTACCCTGCCCCAAATGATATATTAAGCCTGATAAAAGTTGGGGCGGTAAAGCATTTTTTCCTACAcgtaataggattgttttgccatttttGTTACTATGCAgtactatcaagtacaagctaatgtctAATTATTACAGGAAGAAAgccaatttgtaaaaatgaagaatgatttgcttaaattGGACTCTATATGAAATGGCAGTGCTGTGTTTTGGAGCTTTGTGGAAGACGGACTTTCGGATAATAAATACCACATGTAAATTTATAGCTGTTTTACCTATATGTCTGTGTCATGTTTAGGTGGGATTTCTATAATACAAATGGTTTGCACTCATTCCTTTTCAGTGTGCTGCTGTTTTCTTATAaaattcttgtgcttctgtgtctCTTCCAGGCCTGTTTGTCTTGTCACCAGCAGATCCACCGCAATGCGCCCATTTGTCCACTTTGCAAAGCCAAGAGCCGATCCAGGAATCCAAAGAAACCAAAGAGAAAACAAGATGAATAGACCTTGTCCATTCCGTCTGAGCCTCAGATACTCTTTCCTTTCCCGATACTGTTTCCAGTAATAATGTAACTGTGCTCGCCCCGAATTCTGTGCAATCTTGAACTGAACTTGTGGTGTTTTTCTATTTAACGTGTTGTAAGCACAAAGGGGCCTGTTCCATTACCATGGCTTGGCTGTCGTGAGAAACAGCTTAGGGCTGCAATACCAAAATGAAAACGTGCACCGGCCCTAGGCTGCAGCTCTGATGCCACCACACATTCCCAGTGTTTGTCGTACAGTTAGGAGTCTTTTGGTGCTATCAGTGCATCTTGCGTTTTGAAAAAAGTCTTAGGAAGTGATATGAAAATAAAGGCAGATTCTTCTGGAAACTACGGcacagagagtgagagagagagagcaagacaCTCAGTGTGCTGTGGTTATTTGCcaaattaattgattaaataaaatgtaagatgttcatacaaaaatttgcttctgttGCTTTGTCTGTAAAGGGAACATAGTCTTTGTCTCTGAATCTTTTTTTCGggaagaaatgttatttttatggtgcagatttattaaggttcaaattgaaaatgcgatttttttaaaaaaaaaaaattagatttttgagatttatcaaagtctgcccctttaagaattaaaatttgactattcatcacctaaaacctgccgaattcctgtataagtcaatgggagaggtcacttGACCAATatagagatgtttgcagccttcctgacattctgtttttttcggagaaaaaactcgaatcgagtttggttgaattcgaACGGAATTTGAttcgagaaagctctgaattacagaatggccgtctcccatagactccattataatcaaataattacatttttttaaaatgattt
The sequence above is a segment of the Xenopus laevis strain J_2021 chromosome 8L, Xenopus_laevis_v10.1, whole genome shotgun sequence genome. Coding sequences within it:
- the zc4h2.L gene encoding zinc finger, C4H2 domain containing L homeolog; this translates as MGDEQEIMCKLESIKEIRNKTLQMEKIKARLKAEFETLESEERHLKEYKQEMDLLLQEKMAHVEELRLIHADINVMENTIKQSENDLNKLLESTRRLHEEYKPLKEHVDALRMTLGLQRLPNLCEEEEKLSLDYFEKQKAEWQTEPQEPPIPESLAAAAAAAQQLQVARKQDNRQTATFRQQPPPMKACLSCHQQIHRNAPICPLCKAKSRSRNPKKPKRKQDE
- the zc4h2.L gene encoding zinc finger, C4H2 domain containing L homeolog isoform X1, with translation MRMGDEQEIMCKLESIKEIRNKTLQMEKIKARLKAEFETLESEERHLKEYKQEMDLLLQEKMAHVEELRLIHADINVMENTIKQSENDLNKLLESTRRLHEEYKPLKEHVDALRMTLGLQRLPNLCEEEEKLSLEPVCLVTSRSTAMRPFVHFAKPRADPGIQRNQRENKMNRPCPFRLSLRYSFLSRYCFQ